Part of the Paeniglutamicibacter sulfureus genome, ACAAGATCGCAGCCCACGCCGCGGATCTGGCCAAGGGGCACCCGGGTGCATCCGTACGCGACGACGCGCTGAGCAAGGCGCGCTTCGAGTTCCGCTGGCGCGACCAGTTCGCCCTGTCGCTGGACCCGGTCACGGCCGAGTCGTTCCACGACGAGACGCTGCCTGCAGAACCGGCCAAGACCGCGCACTTCTGTTCCATGTGCGGGCCGAAGTTCTGCTCCATGCGCATCAGCCAGGACATCCGGGACGAATACGGTTCGGCCGATTCGCAGGCCGCCATCGCAGAAATGGTCAGCGGGATGCGCGAAAAAAGCCAGGAATTCCTGGCCGCCGGAGGCAAGGTCTATCTGCCCGAGCTCGAGGTACCGAGCAAGGCGTAGCATCCCCGACCCCATGTAGTCCCCCCAACGGGAACCTGCCCGAACGGATGCGTCTTCCCCGGGTTCACCCTGCGTTCAACGCGGGGAAGACGCGTTCATTGTGGCGGGTTGAACTCCGTAATCCCGTGGCCACTCACCTCGGCGTCGTCCCGGACTAGGATGGGTCCATGTCCAACCGACATTCACCTTCCGCATTGATCACAGGGGCGCTGGTTGCCGCCATCCTTGGTTTGGGTGCCTGCAGCATCCCCACGACGGGCGTCCGGGAATCTTCGACGCCACGGGCAAGCACGTCGGATAACGGGACCGTCGACGTGACGGCGCCGGAGGAATCCCTGGTCGCGGCGGCGGTGGCCAATGACGCCGAGCAGGTACGAAGACTGCTCGATGCCGGGGCTTCGGCCAACTACCGCGGCACCGATGGCCGGCCGGTGCTGGTCTCCGCAACCCGCGCCAACGCAGTGGACGCGGCCCGGGAACTGATCCGTCGGGGGGCCGACGTGAATGCCAAGGATCAGATCTCGGATTCGGCATTCCTGTATGCCGGGGCGGAGGGGCTCAACGACATCCTGAAACTCACGCTGGAAAACGGTGCGGATGTGGGAAGCACCAATCGCTACGGCGGCACCGCGCTGATTCCCGCCTGCGAACACGCCCACGTCGAAACCGTAAGGCTGCTCCTGGACGCCAAGGTCGCCGTCGACCACGTGAATGATCTTGGGTGGACCTGCCTTCTGGAGGCCGTCATTTTGGGCACAGGTGGTCCCGAACACCAGGAAGTGGTGCGTCTGGTCATCGACGCCGGCGCGGACGTCTCCATTGCGGATTCCGATGGGACCACGGCGCTCGAGCATGCCCGCCGGGGACGGCAAAGCGCGGTGGTCGGCCTCCTGGAAAGTGCCGAACCACCGCGCTAGGCGGCCTACAATCGCGTGGGCCTTAGGCGAGCTCGTCCTTCGGAATGATCTTGCCCT contains:
- a CDS encoding ankyrin repeat domain-containing protein — its product is MSNRHSPSALITGALVAAILGLGACSIPTTGVRESSTPRASTSDNGTVDVTAPEESLVAAAVANDAEQVRRLLDAGASANYRGTDGRPVLVSATRANAVDAARELIRRGADVNAKDQISDSAFLYAGAEGLNDILKLTLENGADVGSTNRYGGTALIPACEHAHVETVRLLLDAKVAVDHVNDLGWTCLLEAVILGTGGPEHQEVVRLVIDAGADVSIADSDGTTALEHARRGRQSAVVGLLESAEPPR